DNA sequence from the Candidatus Binatia bacterium genome:
GTGTGGAACTCCCACGCGTTCAACCTGACGCAGGACGACACGATCATGAACGGCTGGGTGAACGTTACCTACACGAACACCCGCACGCATGTGGCCCAGGGGTTGTTCGACAGCCGGTGGATCTTCACGCAGCACGTGCCGCCTTTCCAGCAGCGCGAGTACTGTGCGACCCACACCTTCCCGGACGGAACCCACCTCTTCCAGCTCGCCTCGCACACGCACCGGCACGGCATTCGCTGGCGCTACTTCGATGCACCGCAGCAGCCGTGTCCGACGGCCCCGGGGAGCAACACGAATGCAGATTGCATGCCCGGCGACTCGGCCTTCTATGAGAGCTACGACTACAGCGATCCCCTGACGGTCAACTACGATCCGCCGAAGTACTACACGGGCGACGTCGCGCACCGCACGGTCAAGTTCTGCTCGCTCTACGACAACGGGCAGCTCGATCCGGACACCGTCAAGCGCCAGTCGACGTCGCCGACGCCGACCGGCGGCCTCATCTTCGGAGGACCGTGCAGCGACGCCGACGTGGTGTGCATGGGAGGCACGAACAAGGGCCTGAACTGCCACGGCAACGACAGCGAGTGCCCGGACCCGAACAACCCTGCGAACCCTTCGGGCATCGCCAAGTGCGATGCCTGCGAGCTGCTCGGCGGCGTGACGACCGAGGACGAGATGTTCATCGCCCTCGGGGCCTTCTACACCGATAGTCAGTGAACGGCGCGATCTGCGCGAATCAGGACGGCTGACAGGAGGCCGGCCCCCGCAACGGGGCCGGCCTCCTGCGTTTCGGGCCTCCAGCGACTGCCTGCATCCGCTTTCGCAACGACCGCCGACGTGTCAGCAGTGCGAAACTGCGGTTTCCAATTTCGCGAATCTGGCAGGAATCACCGCCGCAGCACCGGCGGCCACGGGCCGGTGCACAGCAATTCCGCGCTGTTGCGACGCGCCTCGCGGCGCAACGCGCGGGGCACGCGCCTTGCTGCTCTCTGGCGTGTCTGCGACCCACGTATCGGCCGCAACGACCGCGATCCGACCGAGCGGCCGCAAAAGGAGGGCTCCATGAACAAAGCCATTTCCCTGCACCTTCCGCTCGTCGCCGTGATGGCGGCGGCGCTGCTTCTCGCGGCGGTGCCGGCAGCGACAGCCGACGATGCCTCGGCGCTGTGGAGCAAGAACTGCGCTTCCTGCCACGGCCAGGACGGCAAGGGCAAGACGAAGATGGGCGAGAAGCTCAAAGTGCGCGACCTGACGGATGCGGCCGTCAAGGCGAAGCTCGACAAGACGAAAGTCGAGGACTCCATGAAGAAGGGAGTCAAGGGCGACGAGGGCGACAAGCTCGTGATGAAGGCATTCAGCGACAAGCTGTCGGACGCCGACATCAAGGCGCTGACGGACTACACGCTGTCGCTCAAGTAGTCGCGGCACCAGGGGGCGTGCGCGAAGGTACGCCGCCTGGCAGATGCAGCCTGCTAGAGCGGACAGGCCAGTGCCGCATCGAGCCCGACGGCGCCGCGAAGGATCAGCAGCGCGTCGACCGTGGTGACGTCGCCGCTGCCGTCGGCATCACAGACCGACGGCGCGCACGCAGCGGCGCCGACGGCAGCCGCGAGCACGAACTCGGCATCGGCCGCGCTCGGAGCGGGCGCGTCGGGTGAGGTCGGTTGTCCGCAGGGAACCAGCAGGCAGTCCGCCGTGCAGGCATCGCCGGCGTGGTAGAGCGTGTCGCCGTCGTCGCACTGCTCTGCGGCATCGACGATACCGTTGCCGCAGACCGCAGCCGCGTTCGTATACGTGAACCGCGCGGACGCGTTGGCGCCGCTCGTACCGCCTTCGGTGACGACCTTGACGGGGACGGTGTCGAGCGCCTCGCCGGGCGGCGACGTCGTGGTGATCGACGTATCGTCGTTCACGACAAAGCCGACGGCCGATTCTCCGAACAGCACGCTCATGACGTCGACGAAGCCGCTGCCTTCGATCGTCACTTCGGTTCCGCCCGAAAGCGGGCCGTCCTCGGGCAGGATTTTCGAGACTTTCGGCACTCCGACGAATGTGAACAGGTCGGCGGCCGACGTGGCGCTGGAGCCGCCCGCACCGGTGACGGTGATATCGACGGTGCCCGCTGCGGCTGCCGGCGAGACCGCGGCGATCTGCGTGTCGCCCGCCACCGTGAAGCTCGCGGCGGCCGTCGCACCGAAATCGACGGCGCTGGCACCCGTGAAGCCGGTACCGGCGATCGTCACCGTCGTGGCCCCGGAAGCCGGGCCGGACGCTGTCGAGATCGCTGTCACGCGCGGCGCCGGCGTGAAACCGTCGGCCAGGTGCAGCCACGCGTGGTACCCGCAAGTCGTGTTGAAGACCAGGCAGCTCGAAGGATCGACGGCGCTGATCGTCTGGTAGAGCTCGTTGCCGAACCCGTCATAAGCCGTGAACGCCGGATCGATCGCTGCCGGCGGCGCGACGTGGCCGAGGAACGTGACCGTGGCTCCCGTCAGGTCCCACGAAGCGGCCGCCCAGGCCGAGTACGTCGTCACGTGGTAGCCGCCTCCGCGTCCACTTCCGCCGCAGCGGGTCTGCAGGTAGACCGCGCCGGTCGCATGGCCCGTCGCCGGATCGAAGCCTG
Encoded proteins:
- a CDS encoding c-type cytochrome translates to MNKAISLHLPLVAVMAAALLLAAVPAATADDASALWSKNCASCHGQDGKGKTKMGEKLKVRDLTDAAVKAKLDKTKVEDSMKKGVKGDEGDKLVMKAFSDKLSDADIKALTDYTLSLK
- a CDS encoding IPT/TIG domain-containing protein, whose amino-acid sequence is MIRYASISLAVLLAGAADCRADVSLLLSQSAAFSVLGHSCGGIQEQAVATGFDPATGHATGAVYLQTRCGGSGRGGGYHVTTYSAWAAASWDLTGATVTFLGHVAPPAAIDPAFTAYDGFGNELYQTISAVDPSSCLVFNTTCGYHAWLHLADGFTPAPRVTAISTASGPASGATTVTIAGTGFTGASAVDFGATAAASFTVAGDTQIAAVSPAAAAGTVDITVTGAGGSSATSAADLFTFVGVPKVSKILPEDGPLSGGTEVTIEGSGFVDVMSVLFGESAVGFVVNDDTSITTTSPPGEALDTVPVKVVTEGGTSGANASARFTYTNAAAVCGNGIVDAAEQCDDGDTLYHAGDACTADCLLVPCGQPTSPDAPAPSAADAEFVLAAAVGAAACAPSVCDADGSGDVTTVDALLILRGAVGLDAALACPL